The genomic segment CTGACCCCGGCGCTTTGCGCCACCCTGCTCAAGCCGATTGAAAAAGGGCATCACCTCGGTGAGACAGGCTGGTTCACGTGGTTCTTCCGCCGGTTCAATAAATTGTTTGACCGCAGCAGGGCGTTGTATGAGCGGATCGTCGGACGCTCTTTTGGCAAACAGAAACGCTATCTGATTTTGTATGGATGCATCGTGATCGCAATGGCATTCTTTTTCCTGCGTCTACCAACCGCATTTCTGCCGGATGAGGACCAGGGGTTCATCGTCTGCCAGATACAACTGCCTGCCGGAGCAACCCAGCAGCGGACCATACAGGTGATACGCCAGATCGAGAAGCATTTTATGGAGCAGGAAACCAAAACTGTGGATGCGATAATCACAGTGGCAGGCTTCAGCTTTGCCGGTCGCGGACAGAACATGGGAATAGCCTTTGTGAAACTGAAGGACTGGAAGCTGCGCGGCTCCGCTGATCTGAAGGCGCCGGCCATTGCCGGCCGGGCAATGATGGCATTCTCACATATCCGGGACGGTATGGCCTTTGCCTTCTCACCTCCGGCGGTTGTGGAGCTGGGGCAGGCAAACGGTTTCGATCTCCAACTGCAGGACCGCGGCGGCCTTGGCCATGAAAAACTCATGGAGGCGCGCAACCAGCTCCTGGGCATGGCAATGAAAAACCCGAAGCTGATCGCTGTGCGCCCAAACGGCCAGGACGATTCTCCCCAGTTCAAGCTGGATATCGATGATGTTCGGGCAGGCGCACTTGGTGTGTCCCTGACCGATGTCAACAGCGTTCTGTCCACTGCCTGGGGCAGCGCCTACGTCAACGACTTTATACAAAACGGCCGCGTCAAGAAGGTCTATCTGCAGGCAGACGCCAAATACCGGATGCTGCCGGAGGACATCAACAGTTGGTATGTCAGCAACAAAAGCGGTGAGATGGTGCCGTTCTCCGCATTCTCCACCGCCCACTGGCAGTACGGCTCCCCTCGTCTGGAGCGCTACAATGGAATTCCATCTATGGAGGTCATGGGGCAGGCAGCCCCCGGGGTGAGCACAGGTGAAGCGATGACCGAGATGGAGAAGATGGCCGCCCAACTGCCCGTCGGGATCGGTTACGAGTGGACAGGCCTCTCGTATGAAGAAAAAAATGCCGGGGCCCAGGCGCCGGCGCTCTACGCCATATCGCTTCTGGTGGTGTTTCTGTCCGTAGCGGCATTGTATGAGAGCTGGACCATCCCCTTTGTCAATCTGCTGATGCTGCCGCTTGGACTTGTGGGAGCGGTTACTGCTGTCACGCTGCGCGGACTGCCCAATGATATCTATTTACAGATCGGCCTGCTTACCACTGTGGGGCTTTCCACCAAGAACGCCATCCTGATCATTCAGTTTATTAAGGCGCAATTGCATCAGGGCCATGAACTGGTTGAGGCAACTCTCTCGGCAATAAAGATCAGGCTGCGTCCTGTCCTCATGACTTCACTGGCCTTCTTTTTCGGCACCCTGCCGCTGGCCCTGACACGTGGAGCAGGGGCCGCGGCACAGAACGCTATCGGCACAGCCGTTACAGGCGGACTGCTCTCAGCTACTTTCATCGACTTGATATTTATTCCATTCTTTTTTGTGTTAGTGTCACGGTTGTTTGGCCGGAGTAAACACAAACCGCAGGCAGCGCCTGCTGCTGCCGATGCTGCGGAGGGGAAGTGATATGAAAAGATGCTTGATTAACGATCTCAAATCAGTATGCACATCAGTAATGGGTTATTCGTCATTCCGGCTTGTCCGGAATCTTTCTTCGGAAGGATTCCCGACGCGCTTCGCTTGCGGGAATGACAGCAATGGGAAACATGGCACCGGACTCCGCGGAGCAGCCGTTGCTGTTGCCTTGCTTGTTCTTTGCGGCTGCACCATGGCCCCGAAATA from the Nitrospirota bacterium genome contains:
- a CDS encoding efflux RND transporter permease subunit, which gives rise to MPKFFINRPIFAIVIAIMIMLAGLLAIKTLPVSQYPPIAPPQITINAVYPGASAQTVQDTVTQIIEQKMNGIDNLIYMSSASDSAGAVSINLTFKAGTDPNIAQVQVQNKLQLATPLLPQIVQRQGIQVVKSTRNFLMIVGLVSEDGSMDRNALTDYMVSNLQDIISRLEGVGELQLFGTQNAMRIWLNPAKLNNFHLTTNDVIAALQSQNAQVSAGQFGGTPAAPGQQLNATITARTLLQTTEQFDAIILRTNSDGSTVKLKDVAVSKIGTESYDIESFYKGKPVGGMAIRLAAGANALETGDRVKAKMEELSKYFPAGMKVVYPYDTTPFVRISIMEVVETLIEAVFLVFIIMFIFLQNIRATLIPTIAVPVVLLGTMGVLAASGFSINTLTMFALVIVIGLLVDDAIVVVENVERIMSEEGLSPHDATVKSMGQITSALWGIATVLTAVFLPMAFFGGSTGVIYRQFSITIISAMILSVMVAMILTPALCATLLKPIEKGHHLGETGWFTWFFRRFNKLFDRSRALYERIVGRSFGKQKRYLILYGCIVIAMAFFFLRLPTAFLPDEDQGFIVCQIQLPAGATQQRTIQVIRQIEKHFMEQETKTVDAIITVAGFSFAGRGQNMGIAFVKLKDWKLRGSADLKAPAIAGRAMMAFSHIRDGMAFAFSPPAVVELGQANGFDLQLQDRGGLGHEKLMEARNQLLGMAMKNPKLIAVRPNGQDDSPQFKLDIDDVRAGALGVSLTDVNSVLSTAWGSAYVNDFIQNGRVKKVYLQADAKYRMLPEDINSWYVSNKSGEMVPFSAFSTAHWQYGSPRLERYNGIPSMEVMGQAAPGVSTGEAMTEMEKMAAQLPVGIGYEWTGLSYEEKNAGAQAPALYAISLLVVFLSVAALYESWTIPFVNLLMLPLGLVGAVTAVTLRGLPNDIYLQIGLLTTVGLSTKNAILIIQFIKAQLHQGHELVEATLSAIKIRLRPVLMTSLAFFFGTLPLALTRGAGAAAQNAIGTAVTGGLLSATFIDLIFIPFFFVLVSRLFGRSKHKPQAAPAAADAAEGK